A stretch of Ipomoea triloba cultivar NCNSP0323 chromosome 13, ASM357664v1 DNA encodes these proteins:
- the LOC116002071 gene encoding sulfate transporter 3.1-like, whose product MGGNGDYEWQQRRGEVEAPPPKPFYEVVKSTVKETLFPDDPFRQFKNQPLPRKLVLGMQYFVPIFEWAPRYTFQSFKADVVAGITIASLAVPQGISYAGLASLPPVIGLYSSFVPPLVYAMLGSSKDLAIGTVAVPSLLMAAMIGQEVNPKQNPTLYVQLVLTATFFAGLFQASLGFLRLGLIVDFLSHATILGFMGGAATVVCLQQLKGILGLVHFTHGTDLVSVMRSIFTQTHQWRWESGVLGCCFLFFLLLTKYFSKKKPAFFWINAMAPLTSVILGSVLVYFTHAEKHGVQVIGHLKKGLNPPSSSELAFGSPYLATAIKTGVVTGVIALAEGIAVGRSFAMFKNYHIDGNKEMIAFGIMNIAGSCTSCYLTTGPFSRTAVNFNAGCKTAVSNIVMATAVMITLLFLTPLFHYTPLVVLSSIIITAMLGLIDYEAAIHLWKLDKFDFLVCISAYIGVVFGSIQIGLVVALMLSLLRVLLFVARPKTMILGNIPNSITYRSVDQYPKAASVPGILVLHIGAPIYFANASYLRERISRWIDEEEEKRNSMGGVELQYVILDMSAVGNIDTSGITMLDEVKKNLDRRNLKLVLANPGGEVMKKLEKSELTESIGKEWIYLTVAEAVNTCNYILHTCKAKATAMENAASDENV is encoded by the exons ATGGGCGGAAATGGCGATTATGAGTGGCAGCAACGCCGTGGGGAAGTGGAGGCGCCGCCTCCGAAGCCGTTCTACGAGGTGGTGAAATCCACcgtgaaagaaaccctcttccCGGACGACCCATTCCGGCAATTCAAGAACCAGCCACTCCCCAGGAAATTGGTGCTGGGGATGCAGTACTTCGTCCCCATCTTCGAGTGGGCCCCGCGCTACACTTTCCAGTCCTTCAAGGCCGACGTCGTCGCCGGAATCACCATCGCCAGCCTCGCCGTCCCTCAGGGGATAAGCTACGCCGGCTTAGCCAGCCTTCCTCCCGTCATCGGATTAT ATTCGAGTTTCGTGCCGCCATTGGTGTACGCCATGCTCGGAAGCTCAAAAGATTTGGCCATCGGCACGGTGGCTGTCCCGTCGCTTCTCATGGCGGCCATGATCGGACAAGAAGTGAACCCTAAGCAGAACCCCACCCTCTACGTTCAACTAGTCCTCACTGCAACTTTCTTCGCCGGACTTTTTCAAGCTTCTTTAGGCTTTTTAAG GCTGGGATTGATTGTGGACTTTCTGTCGCATGCAACCATATTGGGATTCATGGGAGGAGCAGCCACAGTGGTGTGCCTGCAACAACTGAAAGGAATCCTTGGACTGGTTCATTTTACACATGGCACTGACTTAGTGTCTGTCATGCGATCCATTTTTACCCAAACACATCAG TGGAGATGGGAAAGTGGGGTACTAGGTTGCTgttttctcttcttcctcttgctGACCAAATACTTT AGCAAAAAGAAACCAGCTTTCTTCTGGATAAATGCCATGGCACCACTAACGTCCGTCATCCTTGGAAGTGTCTTGGTCTATTTCACCCACGCTGAAAAACATGGAGTCCAAGTG ATTGGACACTTGAAGAAAGGGCTAAATCCACCCTCATCTTCTGAATTGGCATTTGGGTCACCCTACCTCGCCACCGCCATTAAGACAGGAGTGGTCACGGGTGTCATTGCTCTGGCT GAAGGAATTGCAGTGGGGAGAAGCTTTGCCATGTTCAAGAACTATCACATTGATGGCAACAAAGAGATGATAGCCTTTGGGATCATGAACATTGCTGGCTCTTGCACTTCTTGTTACTTGACCACGG GGCCATTTTCCAGGACAGCAGTGAACTTCAATGCAGGATGCAAGACAGCAGTGTCAAACATAGTAATGGCCACGGCCGTGATGATCACACTGCTCTTCCTCACACCACTCTTCCACTACACACCTCTGGTGGTGCTCTCCTCCATTATCATCACAGCCATGCTTGGCCTCATTGACTATGAAGCTGCCATCCATTTATGGAAGCTTGACAAGTTCGACTTCCTCGTCTGCATCAGTGCCTACATTGGCGTGGTCTTCGGCAGCATCCAAATCGGCCTGGTTGTCGCG TTGATGCTGTCTCTTCTGAGGGTGCTTTTGTTTGTTGCAAGGCCTAAGACTATGATCTTAGGCAACATCCCCAATTCCATCACTTACAGAAGTGTTGATCAGTACCCGAAGGCGGCAAGCGTGCCCGGGATCCTTGTCCTCCACATAGGTGCTCCAATATACTTTGCAAATGCCAGTTACTTGAGGGAAAG GATCTCGAGATGGATAGATGAGGAGGAAGAGAAGAGAAACAGTATGGGAGGGGTTGAGCTGCAATATGTCATCCTGGATATGAGTG CTGTTGGAAACATTGATACAAGTGGGATTACCATGCTTGATGAAGTGAAGAAAAATTTAGACAGGAGAAATCTCAAG CTTGTATTAGCAAACCCTGGAGGGGAGGTTATGAAGAAGCTTGAGAAGTCAGAGCTGACAGAGTCAATTGGAAAAGAGTGGATATATTTGACAGTTGCAGAAGCAGTAAACACATGCAATTACATTCTTCATACCTGCAAGGCAAAGGCCACTGCAATGGAGAATGCAGCATCAGATGAAAATGTATAA